The Vicia villosa cultivar HV-30 ecotype Madison, WI linkage group LG1, Vvil1.0, whole genome shotgun sequence genome includes a region encoding these proteins:
- the LOC131598376 gene encoding classical arabinogalactan protein 1-like produces MSFINLNLSLMIVAVLLLSTTMAQSPASSPIKSKSPRKAISPSSSAVIPPPASSPASGGSPPEQSASSPVISPSSISGPPSEAPGPASNAVVLNRVSVAAGSALLIFVAALIF; encoded by the coding sequence ATGTCTTTCATTAACTTGAACTTGTCTTTAATGATTGTGGCTGTGCTATTATTGAGCACTACAATGGCTCAATCTCCAGCTTCATCTCCAATCAAATCCAAGTCACCGAGAAAAGCAATCTCCCCGTCATCATCTGCCGTGATTCCACCACCCGCTTCTTCTCCTGCCTCCGGAGGTTCTCCTCCTGAACAATCGGCATCTTCTCCGGTGATCTCTCCTTCTTCCATCTCTGGTCCACCATCTGAAGCGCCAGGACCTGCTTCCAACGCTGTCGTTTTGAACAGAGTCTCTGTTGCTGCTGGATCTGCGCTTCTGATTTTTGTAGCTGCTTTGATCTTCTAG
- the LOC131624987 gene encoding classical arabinogalactan protein 1-like, translating into MSFFNLKLSLMIVAVLLLSSTMAQSPTKSQPPRKAISPSPAAVTQSPASSPTSGSSPPAISPSSISGPPSEAPGPASNAVVLNRVSVAAGSGLVFFVAVLIL; encoded by the coding sequence ATGTCTTTCTTCAACCTTAAATTGTCTCTAATGATTGTAGCTGTATTATTATTGAGCTCTACAATGGCTCAATCTCCCACCAAATCGCAGCCACCAAGGAAAGCAATCTCTCCGTCACCTGCTGCCGTTACACAATCGCCGGCGTCTTCTCCAACCTCTGGAAGTTCTCCTCCGGCGATCTCTCCTTCTTCCATCTCTGGTCCACCATCTGAAGCACCAGGACCTGCTTCCAACGCTGTCgttttgaacagagtttcagttGCGGCTGGATCTGGTCTTGTGTTTTTCGTAGCTGTTTTGATCTTGTAG